Sequence from the Spirochaetae bacterium HGW-Spirochaetae-1 genome:
TCCTTTTTTTCCATCATCAAGGACCTTGAGCCGGCGGACGGCCAGCTCATATACTGCCAGTTCACCGATCTCATCACGTGACTTTTTAATCTGTCCATAATGATAACGGGCGATATCGGGCAATCCCAGGGTTTCGGCATTCCTCCCCAGGACATAATGGTCCTCTTCGAGGACCCGGTCGTCTCCCCTGTTTTCCAGCATCTTGTAAATGACCTGCTTTGATTCGGTTATTTTACCCATATCGGCATAGATCGTGGCCATGGTATGAAGATGGGCGTGGATGCTGAAGTTACTCAGGCGGTTGCTGATAATGGCGTAATTGAGCAGTTCGTCAAGGGAGTCGTCATAAAAAAGTCCCATCCAGGCCAGAAGATTGTAGGTCTGGGCATTGCCCACGTTCCGCTCATGGGCGTCCTTCAGGATTTTTTTGGCGCCCGGCAGATCGCCCTGCCTGATCCGGCAGTTGGAATAATACTGGATATAGTCGGCATTATCGGGCTCTTTATCCAGCAGTTCCTTTATTTTCGTCTCGAACGTGGCTGCTTTCCCGCTCTCGGCAAGAATGACATAATAGGTCTCGAGAATATCCTTCTCAAATCCCTTCTTTTGTATTATCCTCTCCACGACGGGCAGGGCTTTTACATAATCCTCCTTGCCCATATAATGCACCAGCAGAACCTTGTCAATCTGGTAGAGCCATTCATCATCAGTCACCGATGCCCGCATAGCGAGAAGATCCGGTCCATATTCCCGTAGCATGCCCAGGAGGAGATAAATCGAAATCATGATCCTCTTTTCATCATTGCTGCCGCGCTGCCACAGGGAGAAAAAGGGAATATCCCGGATATCACGCTTCTGTGACAGCTGTTCAAATTCCAGGACCCAGTCCAGGACCTGTGTTGCGCGTGCGTACTGTTTTTCCTTTGTATGTGCCAGCGCCAGCAGGGCCAGCCCCATGGGAAATTTATCCGAGGTATCAAGCACCCGGTAGGTTCCCCCTTCCCTGACCACATAGTATACGGTTTTTATCTGTCGGTCCCAGAAATCAAATGTCACCTTGATCCGGTATCCCGTACCATCATCGCCACTCACATTGAAATTCATATTGGAATAGATAATATCAAAAACGTTCAGGTAATTCTTTCTGTCCGACGTGACGGAACGGATGAAATCCTTCCTGGTGGCGGTGTGCTCCTTCAGACGATCCTCGGCATTTTTAAGTTTCAGAGCATGGGCTGAATAGAGTTCCCGTACGCCCTTCTCATCGACCTGATCCATGTAATTTGCCTTCACATGGCGGTATACCGCGCTGACCGGCGAACCGGGATCGACCGTGATGGATTCCCATTTTTTCAGCTTTCCCGTGTAGGCGGCCCTGGATCGGTGCTCAATCGAATTGGAGGAAAAGCCGCTCAGCTTCTTAAGAAGGTCGGACGTCAGGGCGTAGTACCTGGCATGGGCGAGATAGTTGGCCGTATTCCCGAGAATTTCCTCGCGCTTTTCCTTGCTGTTTGTTATGGAATCAAGTTTTTCCCAGACCGGGTCAATCCCCTTCCGGACGGCCATGGCCATAAGGTAAATGGGCCAGGCATCCCCGGTGCGCGAAACTACGTCATCCATCTCAAGAATTTTATCATACTCACCGGCATGAAACAGGACAAGAAGATAATTGAAATCAAGGTCATCATTTTTCAGTTCGCTTCGGTAATGTTCATAGTATTCCCGCGATTTCTTATAATCGGCAAAGGGGCTGTATCGGTTGCCGTCAGCGTCATACTCCCACAATATGGCCAGGTTTCTCCAGGCATTGGCGATTGTCGGATCAAGCTTCACAACGGTGCCGTAGACCTCCTTGGCTTTTTCAATCTCAATGGTTCCCGTCAGCTGCCTGCCGAAGGGATCATGAAGATATGCCCATGCCAGGGCCATGTTCGCTTCCACGGATTTCGCGTTGAGACTGACTGCCTTTTTATAATACTCAATGGATGCATCGCGGAAACCGGCTGTGAGGATTATATTGCCCAGCCTGATATAATTGCCCGGCTCATTGCTGTAACGCGCAACCAGGTCCTTGTAATAGCTTATGCTCTTGTCTATTTCTCCCTTCTCATGGAACCGCGATGCCTGAGAAACGAATTTCAATTCCAGCGTATCGTTTTTTCTTATCTCGTAGAGCTGTTTTCGCAATTGCTTCAGCTGATCCGGACTGTATCGTCCCCTGCCGGTGTTGACGGAATACTCGGCCGTAACATCATTTTCCGTGCGTTTGAACGAATAGGAGAAAACCGTTTCCCCTATCTTAAATTCCCGGTTTTCCGGCATCTGGAGAAGGTCAAAGCCCGGCGGGATATGGACGGCATAAATCAGCTTGTACAGGTGCGGCATGGGAATCAGGAGATCACAATCCCGATCCTTCCAGGGAGACTTTTCCTTTTCAGCGACATTCACCTCGTCAAATTCCCGGAAATCGGTAAGCTCCTCGGGAAACTTGGAAATAAAAAAGCTCAAGTCCAGCCTGGTCCCCGCTTCATCAATATCGGTATAACCGTAATTCGTTTCGGGAATCATGAAGGAGTAGGTGAAGGGATGCTTCAGATCGACGGGCGTGGTATAATCGAATTTTTCATAGGATTCCGTGTTAAAATTATTCTTTATATATTCCACAAACTGTTTGGTCAGACTTTCCCTCCCCTCTTCATGATAGAAGGCCCTGCTCGACGAAGCAAAGTCGCCCGTTACCGTATAGGTCTCCATCACCTTTGATTTGCCCAGCTGAGAGAGATACACATCCCTTTTGAAAAGAACCGTGTTCTGCTCCGGCTTCTTGCCCGGGGTCCGGACCAGGTCTTTTGTCCCTTCGTCAATTATAAGCGCAAAGCGCTCCTGGTCGACGGCAGGCAGCTCTCCCACGGGAGTGAAATCGGCCGTGGCGTCTATCCAGAGATCAAGGGGAGCGGGAATGTACACGATGGCGTGATTAAAAAAATCCATGCCCGGAATATCGCGCATAACGTCCCGGTCATGACCGGCGCTGAGGAGCGCCACGCGGGCCTTGATGCCGGCCTTTCTCAGCATCGCGACCAGAAGCACGGCCTTATCCTTGCAGTCGCCGTACTTCCTTTCTATCACCTCGCGCGGTGAACGGGGAACAATTGATGCGTCACCGAACTCAACGCCGGTATAACGGATCTCGGCGTGCAGGAGGCGCACCAGCTCCTCAACATCGGCGCGGCTGTTGCCCCGGCTCTTAACGGCCTTTTTCATTAGCTGGTCAACACCGTTATCACCGCCCAGCTGTTTCTCAACTTTCGCATTGTACTCCCTGGCAACACTGTTCCAGTCAGCCACCGTGGAAAACTCCAGGGAGGACCAGAAAAGATTTTCCGGAAGAGTATAGAGAGGCGATGATTCCCTGGCCTGCAGATCTTTGGCTTCGAAGGTGTAATACCGGTAGCCGTCTCCCGATGTCACCAGGGGCTTCACGTCCAGGTTATGCAGCTTGAACCTGAAGGGCATTTTCTCGGGCAAATCAATTTTCACCACGGATTTTTTTATGGGTATTGTTCCGTTAAACCGGTAAGATTGCTGACTTCCCGATTTTATAAAGGGGGACCTGTCCTGGTAGACATATTCCTCCTCGACGATGCATCCAACCTCAATGGCGGGCAGGGGGCCTTTGATCATCTTTCTGTCGCTGTAGAGAAGCGGTGAGTTCTGTTTTGCCGATACTTCACCCACGGTTTTCGGGTCCAGTTCCGTCACCCTTCCTTCGGGAGAAATGACCCGGGCCGTTATGACCGGCCTTTCCTGGTACCAGGGGTACCATGCCGCACTGACATAATTCCAGTTGCTGGCCCCTACCTGGTTCAGTATCCGGTATTTCCTTTTAAATGTATATCGCTTGATTCCTTCGGCGCTGTAACGGAAGTGTGCGTCTTCAAGATAAATTTCGATAGGATAGTCATTCTGGCCGTTTTTTTTCTCGTTGTCCGTCGCGGCATTCTGGCCAATCATCCTGCCATCGACGATTCCCTGTCCAGGGACTCCGGCATAAACGGCGAACACCGGGGCGATGATTATGAATAATAAAAAGGATACGATTCTCTTTTGCATGCAGTACCTCATATATGTAAGGGAAACCCTTGCAGTGGCAGGTTCATTCCCCGATGTCCGCTCTATTCATTACCTGGCGGCTATTTCATTTCACGTTATCAAAAAATTCGAACACCGACTCAATCTCCGATCCCCAGTAAGCGAAATCATGGCCCGCATTGTCGGGATCGCTGAAAACAACATGAAGATCAGGACAATTTTTCTTCAGCACCTGGAAGAACCGTACGCTCTGGTCAAAGGGAACCACTCCATCCTTTTTTCCATGCCCGATGTATATGGGCATGGACCAATTGCCCTTTTCCACCTCATGCCGCGGGTTATCCACTGTTTCCCAGCGCTCTCCCCGGATACTGAAGGCTCCGTAGACACGCGCCATGAGACGGTCCCCGGGCATCCGTACCTGGTCAAAATCTCCCGAAAGGGCCGCCCCGGCTGTAAAGATCCCGGGATTCTGAAGGTGTACAAGGGCGACTCCCCTTCCACCCGTGGAAAGTCCCAGGAGATAATTGCGTTTTTTCTCCATGAGAAGCCCGTGGTTTTCCCGGAGAAAGGGGATCATCACGTCCCTTATCCATTGCCCGCCTGGAACTGCAGCCCATTTCAGTGTGGTTTCTTCGAAATAGCTGGACTCATAAAGCGTGATATTCATCTCCGGAAAGATGAGCCGAAAACCACGGCTATCGGCGAAACGGAGCAAATCGGTCTCACGGTACCACCGGTCCCGTGAAAATTTCCATCCCGGCAGTACCAGAACATCACCACGTATAACGGAGCAGTCCGGAACATATATATCAACGGGAACAGTCTCTTCGATAGAGGCCGATGGTGCCGATACGGAGATCCGAATATGGGTCATACCGGGCCGCAGGCCTTTGTCCGCTCCCTGACCCGTTACCCCGGAGTATAGTAAAAAAAACAGCGTGCATACCGCCGGAATATATCGTATTTTTTTGATAAAAATCATTCTGTCATCACACCCGCTTCAGATCATCGGGCCATGATCAAAAATACCGGGTCATTGAAAGATTTGCCCCGTCGGGCATTCGAATGCAGG
This genomic interval carries:
- a CDS encoding alpha/beta hydrolase gives rise to the protein MIFIKKIRYIPAVCTLFFLLYSGVTGQGADKGLRPGMTHIRISVSAPSASIEETVPVDIYVPDCSVIRGDVLVLPGWKFSRDRWYRETDLLRFADSRGFRLIFPEMNITLYESSYFEETTLKWAAVPGGQWIRDVMIPFLRENHGLLMEKKRNYLLGLSTGGRGVALVHLQNPGIFTAGAALSGDFDQVRMPGDRLMARVYGAFSIRGERWETVDNPRHEVEKGNWSMPIYIGHGKKDGVVPFDQSVRFFQVLKKNCPDLHVVFSDPDNAGHDFAYWGSEIESVFEFFDNVK